The stretch of DNA gttcaatcaagaaccagtcaattatcaaaaaatatatatcttcgactcatggcatacacggcaCTTCCACCGTcctcctccatatctcatataatcatctttgatcatcattgatcataacttttccccttgcttcatttgcaagttaccacatcccctatctcctttctcattgctaggcatatcataataattcaatacataaggggtgagatcggaggcttagaagtatgagatttggcttttaaaactcaaaaaatcaactttggcatgaaaatagggccacgcgtatgcatcctccacgcgtatgcgtggatggccacaatgttcatcgacgcgtatgcgtcgtccacgcgtacacgtgggtggAAAAATAGCaaagggacgcgcacgcgtacacgtgggtgcgtttgtgccccacgcacaaaactggcacaactccggcacaactctcgggaaaaatggctcggcattgggtgcagcgcatcgacgcgcacgcgcacaccacATGCACACatggatggtgccttcttgaaaagtgacgcgtacgcgtcaagcacgccTATGCGTGGGGGGCATTCtggtaaaaatttttctaagttaaaagctgtagaattcacaaattaaaCCCCCAATCTTTCAATGGATATAAGTTCCtcgttttaaatcatttttcgccCGTTCTTTGAACGACATGAACACCCCGGATCCAATCTTATTTCTAAccaagtttggcacaaaacggaGATCCGGAGTCCAAGTTATGTACCGTCAAAGTATGTCTAAAAAccatttttcatacaaaaccacaaagtgccattttcaaaacaagccattttcaacccttttcaaaatcaaccaaaacatgccaatttcaacccttttttaaatcaatcaaaatataccaaaatcaacatcaagcctcctcaactcatacattaacagtttaccacaattcacaaaaccgccatataaccatttttacccatttcgaACAAAtagctaaattacaaacacattaacatgtcatacatccttcctcatcctaatttccaacaatactatttccaatcaactatcattatacataatcaatatcatactcactgtCACATTGTTTCACCcgcaaatcaaccttaatcattcatcaagcatatatcacaacatgcatatctctcgtgcatcatcataccatcaaggcatcaataatcataatcacatatatgaccacataacacaaatcaatactcataaCCCAGTacatcaaattctcaatacaccaagcgtacaaggccacacaattctcaacctaatcattaattcatattacataccaactatgcatattagcaccaaccatttacacaatccaaacttaatcctagaggcatctagcctaggaatcctcatcacaccacacggtacttaaataaaacttaaaccgtacctcttgtagccaaaccaattgagcctcttctatgGAAGTCTCAACCAacccttagctccaagcctcaccaaagcttcacaagcaacaccaacctcccaattgtgcatcaaaatcaccaaatacactaacataaccaatttcacatatatacatcaacctagggctcataaaaatgataaatcacaagggtttgagtacttcttacctcagcccatatgaagtagggatatAACCCACTTAGAATCTATGTTAGAGTATctctaaacacccaaaatcccaagatttcaacactaactatCCAAAAACATGTAACAGTGGGAAATTTCAAAAACTGGATAGAGATGAAtagaatactcaccacaaactTAGATAATTATAGAGaatgagaagagcgacgcgtggctgcaaacggctcgtcaatcggagctctgtagctcaagttatggtggtttgaagatcaaagagagttaggttttctctcttctcttctctcttcccaatcaGCGCCCCTCCTCTTATTTTTAGAGTAAAATGAGCCGAAATACtcataactaatatttatatatgttgggtcttaggtccacttaggcccagttcacttatttttgttcgTTGGCcaaattttgggccaaaatcctttaagattagtgctctaaatcgcactttaaatatttctacctcccctaattataattcctcatttcttaatcttatttactcataatcaattttctaagctgcagtaccagatagatctcagccggtactgccggtcaaaattttACTACGCGCTTTTACGTAGAAAAAGCTATgttttccaactcagaaaaattcactgaatccaaatatcatatttaaattatcaaattccaaTTACCAAATCTttcaaccatattcgctcctatttaaattattatttaattaatttcggttagactgGGTTTTATATTCTACCCCCTAACCGAAATTTTCACCCTCGAAAATTCCATCCATCACTGCGAGTACGCGAGCATAGTCTGCTTTTATATCAACACATAACAGTTCCAAGGTCTTTTTATTCTGCGCGCTTTTGTTGTCGCGCTCTGATTTCTCTATCTCCGAGGGTCTCGGTCATTCGTTCAACGCCGACCAACAACCTCGTTCCTTACTTTTATCGTCTCATCAACTCACACcctattaaatttcaaattatgtcatcaataatattacCATCATATTTAATCATAGCCATCATCccacatcactataatcaatcaaagGTCATCACCACACCTTaatcatactccatcactatcCTCTCTCTCCGTCAAGCCAATTCCTTTAATCACAGTTCAACTCCTAGCATAACCTCCAAACTTACTTTCTTATTCTCAAACCCTCGGATTTCTATATGACTTGCTATTATAAAGTCTCTAACTCATCAATCAAAAACCCACCTTTCATTTCTAGAAATCAAATGAATTTGAAATAACAAGCTAACAAAATCATAAGAATCCGACTTCCTCTAATAATCTATAAAAGCATTTGAAACATATCTCTTTTGATAAAGTTACTCAAATCAAAGGTCATTCTCGAAACTATAACCAACACTTTTTCAAATTCTTGGGAAATTTTGACAGCACCTCTCCTAAAAACTGGAGTTTACCACCCGTCACGGGTTCCCTCAAACCAATCTCAGTACCACATCAGCCTTTCAATTTAATGGTTTTCACATTCgtcttttaaaaccaatcattatAAATCTCAATCTAAATCCAAGGTCACTATGACCAAACATCATAGTACTCATCTCTCAAACACGACAACTTGCACTCTCTCATCATCTAAATCCAATTAcgcatcaatgataatttcctcATCCGCTTTAGAACCATCAAAGCTCGCAGCCGCaatcaattccaattatttgggGATCATTACTTGCAGTAACCCACTTAACCCTTCTTGTATTCAAACTTAAGATGTTATAGTAAAATTTTGCAGCTCCTATTCGTAGCTATCCTGTGTTACTGCTTCCACAAGTTTCTGCTGCTTTATCCTGATCTCTCATCTAGTACTAGCTCTATCACTTACTTCCTCAAGTAATCAACCAAAACTTAGCATGACGTGCATTCACTAGATGTCTATCTATGATGGCCAAAATCACATACCAACTTAATCGTACTTTTAACACGTTACCGATCTTTCGCTTACCTATTCCCAAACCGCCGGATCTAGCGGTATCCCCCGCCATCGTAGTGAACACACGACCTTGTTGTTGGCCCTTGGAAGTATTCTGGTTGACCTTCTCAGGACAATTCCATAACATGTGTCCAGCTCCTCCACAACTATAGCAAAGTCCCAATCCAGCTCAACACGGAGTTCCCGAATGATAGCTTTCACATCACCTATAAGTCAATTTATTCTGAGGTTGCTTTCCATACCTCATCCTTTggtgattgttgttgtttttccttCGGGAGttgtctaaaaaaaatttctcgTATAGGGATTTGGTCTCGTATTCACTCGCCTCTCAAACGGTGAGCGACTAAAGGTTGAATCAGCTCTATTCTCATTTCTTGCAGTTTACTGTCACTGGGTTTCAAACAATAACTCCGTACAGTTCTCAACACTTTCAATCCCTTAAATATAATCCAAATCGCTTCTGCTATGTCTCTCTTATTCTTAACCTGTAAGAGTCTAGCTACTCCTCTACGTTAACTAGATATCACTTCGTCTCAGCAACTAATGGTCCTTGACTAATCGTCCACTTAAACTCTATGATTATCAACACTTGTCATGCATCACGAACGAATATTTCATATTAATGTATGAAGAAAGTCAAAAATTCAACTGCTAGTCTAAAATTACCTCGGGCATGAGAATCGGACCTGGCAGTACCACGGTTCTTCTGGTGTGGGCTATCTTTGACCAAATGTCCTAGCTTCCCGCAATTGTAACACAAATCCGAACCATAACGGCACGGCCTATTTGGGTGATGACCCTCGCATCTCTGACAGTTCAAAACATCTAAAGCAGCCGCTGCCTGTTTTCCCTTACCGTTCCCTTAGGAATTCTTATTCGTCGCAAGGTTATTCTATCCTTGGGAAAAATGTTGTGGGTATCCTCTTCTCTTAAACTCTTGACCCCTTGTTGCGTATCCTTGGTTGTGCTCCCTGCGGTAGGACTCCCGATAGTCATTCTCCGCCTTAGCAGCCTTCCTCACACATTCTTCAGTAATGCGGCTCTTGCTCACAAGTTCGGAGAATACCCTAATCTCCATCGGTCCAACGGAGCTCAGAATGTCACTTCAAATTCCTCCCTCATACTTAATACAATTGCATTCCTCGAAGTCTCCCGGAGCTCCCTGACACATACGAGAAAACCTGAATAGCTCCTCAAATTTATCCGTATATTCAAATACagacatagtaccctgcttcagctatAGTAATTCGAGTTCCTTGGCCGTCCTAGCAGAATTCGGGAAGTACTTCTTATAAAATTCAACTTGGAAGGCACCCCAGGTGATAGGATCATTcccctgctgcagaagacgtcgaGCTTCTTAccaccaatgcgatgcttcccccgtgagcagataggtagcaaattcaacacACTGTTCTTCAGGCACCAACTGTGCTTGCAGTCCTTGCTCCGTGGCCTGAAACCAAGTGTCAGCTTCAGTCGGgttggtggttcccttgaacttaggtggattaacctttaagAAAGTTTTCAGTGTCATCAGGCCCTGAGCTCCACTTCCGCCATTGCCATTATTATTTATCTGTTGCCCAAGAGCCTCCGTAGTGgcctgcatagcagcagccatattctcTAACGCTGCCAAAAGGTTTACCGGGTTATTCGGGTTAATTTCCTGTTTTTGCTTACTAGTACGATCTCTCTCACGTCCCCGACTGGGTCTatgaggcgccatctggttcctatacacaccaaacaattgaTATCAAGTTGATTAGTCTCAATATCAGAagtatagtgcttcaaagtaccaaaggtacactcatggacttcatgctagatgtatcggttagataccctaactagcacAGGCATAGACTCAAGgtatgcattgaagcataagcagttccatccctcaggctcacgaggacgaactgctctgataccataatagaacaccctaatattcaaatccttatgctcgagtcataagtcaatgatattacggtggtacgactctcaggtggatttttaatatataaatataggtaatttcgacaagagtattaatcgagaagcctgaaaagagtagaaataaaattgtgaaGACGTATcgctcacgtttcgacaacaaaaagataaactGTGAAGCCAAAAGCAATATAcagacaaggcataaaggagattaagagatagataacagatagatatatataatataaataaatagccactagtcacgACCCGCGAAATTTAGGCTGGCTAGGGTatagtatgaaagtagttgacaacagtatatcctaatctctcccaaaggaaacatgagagcctctataggcaagttcaaaagagttcaatacataatataatcttttcaaaacaaaggtggagagattctaagcaaaatacaaagtagagaaaataaagatcttcaccgtctctcagatgaaccacaactcacttctgagcaTTTGGATCTGTAactgaaaaataagagatatatacagaatgagaaccccgggacCATgagttcccagtacggtaaaagtgccaaataaatataatgcactgcaataaaaactcactaagcatcctaaacttcttcaccaattatccatcctaggttatcgctaatccatgaataggcaactGTTATAAGGGagtgctaaatctaattcatgtttcacatgtttcccaactcgttgactcttccacgaatcagactcagaatcataaacaaaaccatcaccagttgttctgcctcagcaattctatatcaatacatcataccctcaccTATAGCTAGTGAAACAACatcactgcatctacccagggagctcaaattatctcattcaataatcatcatcatcatgcagtcgcatcatcaattcatctcatcaagaacagccctcaacatccaccgacaccagcatgaggggcctctcagttgtacaaacacaagcaatactggcaagtaatacacaaataaggtacaagtagaacaagtagcacataatcaggtaacatagcatatatgatgtagaaatccaaaacaaataggcaaacccaaacaattcaaacatatgcaaatgatgaatgcctgccctatggctgatgatatcatctgtcggttatcaagccaacccgacgtgtctggtagctaacccaggcacagtctctctgttgcacattaatatcattagagggaatatgtgccctgtcaccattagagggtatctgcgccctgtcgccattagagggtatcggtgccctgtcacccttacaaccaaagagaaaacacaagcatactCACATTCAACATTTTCCATCATTATTCATTTACCACATTcgttcattaatcatatatgcatttatactcagccataataaataatggctttgccgtaacccggcaataactcagccatccggctcacaaTTCAATCCAAAACTAGCCAATTTATCAACATGGCTCTGTCGTACCCgacaataactcagccatccagCTCATTGTTCAATCAAGagccagccatttatc from Arachis duranensis cultivar V14167 chromosome 4, aradu.V14167.gnm2.J7QH, whole genome shotgun sequence encodes:
- the LOC107484340 gene encoding uncharacterized protein LOC107484340 produces the protein MEIRVFSELVSKSRITEECVRKAAKAENDYRESYRREHNQGYATRGNGKGKQAAAALDVLNCQRCEGHHPNRPCRYGSDLCYNCGKLGHLVKDSPHQKNRGTASCGGAGHMLWNCPEKVNQNTSKGQQQGRVFTTMAGDTARSGGLGIGTRWRLMDPVGDVREIVLINNNGNGGSGAQGLMTLETFLKVNPPKIKGTTNPTKADTCFPAMEQGLQAQLVPEEQCVEFATYLLTGEALHWCCGGVGHMLWNYPEKVNQNTSKGQQQGRVFTTMAGDTARFDGLGIGKRKIGNNVLKV